The following DNA comes from Puniceicoccales bacterium.
TTTGCGCCACAGACGATCTGCCTTGTATCATTTGATCCGACCATCACCTCGCATAGGCTAAGCCGTTCAGCATTAGGATGTTTCCCTATTTTTATTATCTCGCCGACCACCAGCGTATCCTGAGGTTTTATTTCTTCACCGGAAATCGACTCTACCTCCAGGCCTAGATTAATAAGAGAATCCGTCAGTTCATCTTTTGTAACCTCAATATCAATAAATTTCTTTAGCCACTTTAAATTTATTTTCATTATTCGCTGTTTATCTATCTCAAGTTTTAGCTGTAATGCAATATAATTTGCTGCAAATCACCTCAGTCTGATTGATCTGCCGATAAAATAAAATCCCAGCATGCCTATCAAAATCATCCCCATGGATATCTTACCAACGGTGGCTGGACTGCTCTGGGTTAGCAAAAAGTATCCAATACCTGGCGATATGAAATTTCTAAGGCCGACCACCGCTGTGTCAGCACTCATATATTCACTTAACTTATTATCTGGGGCTATCTTAGTAACCCAAAGACTCCAGGCAATTAGGCCGCCGCCGTAGCCTAGGCCGAGGAAAACACTGGCCAGAGCAATGGAAAATGTGTCTCTGGTTGTTAGAAACAATGGAACGCCTATTAGATAGCATAGATTTACCAATTGCTTCATGGTAACGAATTTGAATCTATCAAAAATTATTCCCCAACACTGGGAACTTATAATTCGCAAAGCAGATGGTATGATTACTATAAAGCATGCCACGGTTTGATTGGAAAGATTCATCCCGTATTTTTTATTGACTAGATACTCCACGCGCAATGGTATGGTCATCTGATTGGCGATACCTATCAATGTCCAGCACAACAGGATGCATCCAAATAACCTGTCCTTCCAAATCAGGTGAAAATTTTCCAATAATTTTCTGCTATTTACATTTGGCAAAGGTTTTGATGGTATGCCGAGAAATGACAGACCGCATAGCAATGATGCCACAGCAGCAATGGCGAGTACCACTCTGAAGTTTGCTAAGTCTTTATCTAATAATGCACTACTTATTTCTGAAAAGACCAGGCCAGAAATCGCCATGAAAGTCATCGAAAGACCAAGCCTGGCTCCTCTTTCCTCTTTTGTGTAATTTTGACTATAGATGTCTATGGTTATGGATACCGGTTGCTTATAGATAAATCTGGAGATTGCCGAGAAGATGAAATACATTTGCCAGCAGTTAGAGATGGCCGATAATGATATTGCTATCGATATAATTAGGAAAAAGATACAGCACATGGTGGTGATTTTTAATCCGGATCGGCAGGTAAGTTTTTGTGTTATTGGTGCCACAAGCATGCCCGAGAACCCAATGGTTTCGAGCAATGCCTTCATTTCGGTGGGCATATGAAATTGTCTTATTGCTATGAGAAGCATAAGTGTCCTAAACTCTACATCTACAATGCCCTGCAGTGCGCATCGGATGGAGTCATGCCTGAACATACGCCTGGACAGCGTTAGTTGATCTGCTTGTTGCATGACTTCGTTTT
Coding sequences within:
- a CDS encoding MFS transporter translates to MQQADQLTLSRRMFRHDSIRCALQGIVDVEFRTLMLLIAIRQFHMPTEMKALLETIGFSGMLVAPITQKLTCRSGLKITTMCCIFFLIISIAISLSAISNCWQMYFIFSAISRFIYKQPVSITIDIYSQNYTKEERGARLGLSMTFMAISGLVFSEISSALLDKDLANFRVVLAIAAVASLLCGLSFLGIPSKPLPNVNSRKLLENFHLIWKDRLFGCILLCWTLIGIANQMTIPLRVEYLVNKKYGMNLSNQTVACFIVIIPSALRIISSQCWGIIFDRFKFVTMKQLVNLCYLIGVPLFLTTRDTFSIALASVFLGLGYGGGLIAWSLWVTKIAPDNKLSEYMSADTAVVGLRNFISPGIGYFLLTQSSPATVGKISMGMILIGMLGFYFIGRSIRLR